A genomic stretch from Bos mutus isolate GX-2022 chromosome 4, NWIPB_WYAK_1.1, whole genome shotgun sequence includes:
- the PRR15 gene encoding proline-rich protein 15, with protein sequence MADGSGTGSSGSWWNSLTNSRKKNKEAAGGAQPPAQPAPGEPAPPVQDWTSSSRENQHPSLLGGAGEPHKLDKLGGEKSGNSRRNLKISRSGRFKEKRKVRATLLPEGVRSSEEAIFPGDPHDDKQ encoded by the coding sequence ATGGCCGACGGCAGCGGCACCGGCAGCTCGGGCTCCTGGTGGAATTCGCTAACGAACAGCAGGAAGAAAAACAAGGAGGCCGCCGGGGGTGCGCAGCCGCCAGCCCAGCCTGCCCCCGGGGAACCCGCGCCGCCCGTCCAGGACTGGACGAGCAGTTCCCGGGAGAATCAGCACCCCAGTCTCCTCGGGGGCGCCGGCGAGCCCCACAAGCTAGACAAGTTGGGCGGGGAAAAATCGGGCAACAGCCGCCGAAATTTGAAGATCTCGCGCTCAGGCCGTTttaaggagaagagaaaagtgCGCGCCACTCTGCTCCCCGAGGGAGTCAGGTCCTCGGAGGAAGCGATCTTCCCTGGTGACCCCCACGACGACAAGCAATAG